A section of the Lutra lutra chromosome 3, mLutLut1.2, whole genome shotgun sequence genome encodes:
- the CCL20 gene encoding C-C motif chemokine 20 isoform X1, translating to MMCSSKNLLLAALMSVLLLHLCSKSEAASNFDCCLRYTEHILHPKYIVGFTQQLANEACDINAVIFYTKRKLAVCADPKKNWVKKAVQILSHRVKKM from the exons ATGATGTGCAGTAGCAAGAATTTGCTCCTGGCTGCTTTGATGTCAGTGCTGCTACTCCACCTCTGCAGCAAGTCAGAAG cagcaAGCAACTTTGATTGCTGTCTTCGATATACAGAACATATCCTTCATCCCAAATATATTGTGGGCTTCACACAGCAATTGGCCAATGAAGCTTGTGACATCAATGCTGTCAT cttttaCACAAAGAGAAAATTGGCTGTGTGTGCAGATCCAAAGAAGAACTGGGTGAAAAAGGCTGTGCAAATCCTCAG CCACAGAGTCAAGAAGATGTAA
- the CCL20 gene encoding C-C motif chemokine 20 isoform X2 yields the protein MMCSSKNLLLAALMSVLLLHLCSKSEASNFDCCLRYTEHILHPKYIVGFTQQLANEACDINAVIFYTKRKLAVCADPKKNWVKKAVQILSHRVKKM from the exons ATGATGTGCAGTAGCAAGAATTTGCTCCTGGCTGCTTTGATGTCAGTGCTGCTACTCCACCTCTGCAGCAAGTCAGAAG caAGCAACTTTGATTGCTGTCTTCGATATACAGAACATATCCTTCATCCCAAATATATTGTGGGCTTCACACAGCAATTGGCCAATGAAGCTTGTGACATCAATGCTGTCAT cttttaCACAAAGAGAAAATTGGCTGTGTGTGCAGATCCAAAGAAGAACTGGGTGAAAAAGGCTGTGCAAATCCTCAG CCACAGAGTCAAGAAGATGTAA